From Danio rerio strain Tuebingen ecotype United States chromosome 7, GRCz12tu, whole genome shotgun sequence, the proteins below share one genomic window:
- the LOC137490308 gene encoding uncharacterized protein isoform X2 — MAMEDLRQSVKPKPNVKRLMASLEEKSLQSPRKSLRSKIENLTPSEGLTHNQDIESREAEEDMAGKTMGIYKVQSEDHGQGDGRFTDVRVVLEGVEVLHNLQSVTHAWVMLYGLIYALNLNYPKSLKCTFEVYQKILMDLDSTKLSPKVQTLKLKLLQ, encoded by the exons ATGGCAA TGGAGGATCTGAGGCAGTCAGTGAAGCCAAAGCCCAATGTCAAAAG GTTAATGGCTTCATTGGAAGAAAAATCTCTGCAGTCTCCCCGGAAATCCCTCCGTTCTAAAATAGAAAACCTCACCCCAAGTGAAGGGTTGACCCATAATCAA GACATTGAATCCAGAGAGGCAGAGGAAGACATGGCAGGAAAGACCATGGGCATCTACAAAGTACAATCAGAGGATCATGGTCAAGGTGATGGACGCTTCACTGATGTCCGTGTTGTGCTGGAAGGTGTGGAGGTTCTCCACAACCTGCAGAGTGTCACTCATGCATGGGTTATGTTATATGGCCTGATCTACGCGCTCAATTTGAACTACCCTAAAAGCCTGAAGTGTACATTTGAGGTGTACCAGAAAATCCTGATGGACCTGGACTCAACCAAGCTTTCCCCGAAAGTACAGACACTGAAACTGAAATTGCTCCAGTGA
- the LOC137490308 gene encoding uncharacterized protein isoform X3 has protein sequence MASLEEKSLQSPRKSLRSKIENLTPSEGLTHNQDIESREAEEDMAGKTMGIYKVQSEDHGQGDGRFTDVRVVLEGVEVLHNLQSVTHAWVMLYGLIYALNLNYPKSLKCTFEVYQKILMDLDSTKLSPKVQTLKLKLLQ, from the exons ATGGCTTCATTGGAAGAAAAATCTCTGCAGTCTCCCCGGAAATCCCTCCGTTCTAAAATAGAAAACCTCACCCCAAGTGAAGGGTTGACCCATAATCAA GACATTGAATCCAGAGAGGCAGAGGAAGACATGGCAGGAAAGACCATGGGCATCTACAAAGTACAATCAGAGGATCATGGTCAAGGTGATGGACGCTTCACTGATGTCCGTGTTGTGCTGGAAGGTGTGGAGGTTCTCCACAACCTGCAGAGTGTCACTCATGCATGGGTTATGTTATATGGCCTGATCTACGCGCTCAATTTGAACTACCCTAAAAGCCTGAAGTGTACATTTGAGGTGTACCAGAAAATCCTGATGGACCTGGACTCAACCAAGCTTTCCCCGAAAGTACAGACACTGAAACTGAAATTGCTCCAGTGA
- the LOC137490308 gene encoding uncharacterized protein isoform X1 translates to MSCLSIYLNEDLDTLVKEYVVNGGRAVTLRELNPLGPEEPEDEVVWVLAPTCPFSARNNNPRLNNKDACSGLSAYELKRLENITHKEAFLSSLKIWQVVEDLRQSVKPKPNVKRLMASLEEKSLQSPRKSLRSKIENLTPSEGLTHNQDIESREAEEDMAGKTMGIYKVQSEDHGQGDGRFTDVRVVLEGVEVLHNLQSVTHAWVMLYGLIYALNLNYPKSLKCTFEVYQKILMDLDSTKLSPKVQTLKLKLLQ, encoded by the exons ATGAGCTGTCTGAGCATCTACCTCAATGAAGACCTGGACACACTTGTTAAAGAATATGTG GTAAATGGTGGTAGAGCTGTCACTCTGAGGGAATTAAATCCACTTGGTCCAGAGGAACCTGAAGATGAAGTTGTCTGGGTTCTGGCACCCACATGCCCCTTCTCTGCCAGAAACAACAATCCTCGCTTAAACAACAAG GATGCATGTTCTGGACTGTCTGCTTACGAACTCAAGCGCCTTGAGAACATCACGCACAAGGAAGCCTTCTTGTCGTCTCTGAAGATATGGCAA gtAGTGGAGGATCTGAGGCAGTCAGTGAAGCCAAAGCCCAATGTCAAAAG GTTAATGGCTTCATTGGAAGAAAAATCTCTGCAGTCTCCCCGGAAATCCCTCCGTTCTAAAATAGAAAACCTCACCCCAAGTGAAGGGTTGACCCATAATCAA GACATTGAATCCAGAGAGGCAGAGGAAGACATGGCAGGAAAGACCATGGGCATCTACAAAGTACAATCAGAGGATCATGGTCAAGGTGATGGACGCTTCACTGATGTCCGTGTTGTGCTGGAAGGTGTGGAGGTTCTCCACAACCTGCAGAGTGTCACTCATGCATGGGTTATGTTATATGGCCTGATCTACGCGCTCAATTTGAACTACCCTAAAAGCCTGAAGTGTACATTTGAGGTGTACCAGAAAATCCTGATGGACCTGGACTCAACCAAGCTTTCCCCGAAAGTACAGACACTGAAACTGAAATTGCTCCAGTGA
- the LOC137490308 gene encoding uncharacterized protein isoform X4, with protein MSCLSIYLNEDLDTLVKEYVDIESREAEEDMAGKTMGIYKVQSEDHGQGDGRFTDVRVVLEGVEVLHNLQSVTHAWVMLYGLIYALNLNYPKSLKCTFEVYQKILMDLDSTKLSPKVQTLKLKLLQ; from the exons ATGAGCTGTCTGAGCATCTACCTCAATGAAGACCTGGACACACTTGTTAAAGAATATGTG GACATTGAATCCAGAGAGGCAGAGGAAGACATGGCAGGAAAGACCATGGGCATCTACAAAGTACAATCAGAGGATCATGGTCAAGGTGATGGACGCTTCACTGATGTCCGTGTTGTGCTGGAAGGTGTGGAGGTTCTCCACAACCTGCAGAGTGTCACTCATGCATGGGTTATGTTATATGGCCTGATCTACGCGCTCAATTTGAACTACCCTAAAAGCCTGAAGTGTACATTTGAGGTGTACCAGAAAATCCTGATGGACCTGGACTCAACCAAGCTTTCCCCGAAAGTACAGACACTGAAACTGAAATTGCTCCAGTGA